From the genome of Thermodesulfovibrionales bacterium:
ACAAAGTATATCTCTGTATCCGTAAGTCTTGTGCTCAGGATTGTATTATCCACTGCTATATCATCAGGTCTTGCCATTCCCTTAAGAATGAAAATCTGTTTTTCATTATTTATTACAATCTCCTTCCTTGCCTCAAGTATCAGATTTCCATTCGGCATGACCTCAACAACCTTTGCGGTGATTGTGCCTATGAGTCTGCCCTGTCTGTTTGTCTCACCGCTACCCTTGAAATCATCCTTCATTCCACCTTTGACAGATGGGCTGAAGGTATATCCCTGACCGTAAAAATTCCTTAAATTAAGGTTAAGAGGAGCACCAAAAAACTCATCAACTCCAGCCTCAAGGCTTGAATCCCTCTTTGTAGATGTATCTGCCTTTCCTGAACCGGCTATGTTCTCCATCACCTTAATGGTCACTATATCATTGAGTCTTCTTGCCTTCAGATCTTCAAAAAGTGCACCTCCGTCTGTCCAGAGGGAGTTTCTTGTTTTCTCTATTGCTGACTCTTCTTTATTAACATATTTTGGCGGAGGAGGCGGCAGGCTGGGCGTGGCACAGCTACAGATTATCAGCGCAGTAAAACAATAGAGCAAAAGCGAATTTTTTATTGTTTTTTTAATTTTAAATCCTGAATATTCCGACCTGTATCCTCTATCATGCCCAAACTGTCTGATGACTCTATCTCTCATCTAAAACTCCACCCTCATTGTATTCTCATCGATAAGGATACCTGATACTGTCTTCTTTGTCAGGAGATTAATTGCCCTGGCATATCCGCCTACAACAGCATTTTCTCTTAATTCTCCTGGCACCGAGATTCTGAAGTTAAGGGATTCAGCAATTATTAATATCTTCTTACCCCTTTTAATAGAATCCTTCCCTGCAAGCATTCCATCTGTAATTATGACTCCCGGTGCCAGGTTTCTGTTGACGATTTTGCCTGTAATATCATGGGGCTCTTGGAAGGCTCCCTGAGGTATTCTCCTTAGGTCAGCAAGCCTTGATGTTAAATCCTCTTCAGTAACAGGAAATCCTCTCTTCAATGGTCTTCTGCTCACAACTACCTTTCTGAGCAGGGTTATCCTTGCATTAGCCCTTATACTTTTTCCGTCAGCCATCTTTATATTAAAGATTGTTAGACCCTGAGGAGTCTCTTCTATTTTTATATCAACTGCCTGACTGGTTAAAGGAGCCGAAAACCTCAGGTTCTCTATTTTCACATCATCACAGTTATAATACTTTATGAGAGCCTCCCTCAATATTTCCTCTACTCCTTCACTGCCGAAGGACAAGGTGTAGGAGAGGATAAGGAATGATATCACTATCAAGGGATATCTCATCTCTACCTCTTAAGATTATTCACTGCCTGCAACATCTCATCTGAGGCCTGGACTGCCTTTGAATTTATCTCATAGGCCCTCTGGCTTATAATCATATTCACCATCTCTTCTACAATATTTACATTGCTCATCTCAAGAAATCCCTGAGCAATTGTTCCCATACCCTCCGAACCCGGAATGCCTGTAATTGCCTCTCCTGATGATGCCGTTGGTATAAAAAGATTCTTTCCCACTGGCATGAGACCGGCAGGATTTGTGAATTTTGCTATCTCTATCTGGCCGATCTCTACTGGTGTAGCACCTCCAGACTGAAGCACTGTAATCTTTCCATCAGAACCTATTGTGATACTTATAGTATCAGCAGGTACTGTGATAGCTGGCTCAAGAGGATATCCTTCAGAATTTACTATTCTTCCCTCGCTGTCAAGCTTAAAGGCACCAGCCCTTGTATATGCTATTGTCCCATCGGGCATTACTATCTGGAAAAAACCATCTCCCTCTATAACCATATCAAGGCTGTTACCTGTCTGGATAAAATCTCCCTGCGTGAATATCTTCTGAACAGCTACCGGCCTTACACCAAGTCCTATCATTATGCCTGATGGTATCTGGAGTCCTTCTGCAGAGGTGGCACCCGGAGATTTTATGGTCTGATACATAAGGTCTTGAAAGTCTGCCCTGCTCTTCTTGAAACCCACTGTATTTGCATTTGCAAGATTATTTGCTATTACATCAAGATTAAGCCTCTGTGCCTCCATACCTGATGCTGATATAAAAAGGGACCTCAACATAATTACCTCCTTTTCAGAATTTTATATCCTTGCCATTTCATTGTTTATCTTCCCAGCTGCCTCATCAAGGGTCTGTATTGCCTTCTGGAAGGTCTCAAACTCCCTCATTGTTGAAATAAGTTTTACCATCTCTCTGACTATCTCTACATTTGAGCCTTCTATATATCCCTGAAGGATTCTTGATGAAGAGGCTCTTCCAGAAGTATTATTCACTGTCTCGTATAAACCTTCACCAGCTCTCTTTAATGCGCTGGGGTCATCGAAATCAACGATCTTAAGTTTATCAATCATGTTCCCATCAACGTATATACTTCCATCTTCTTTAATCTCTACCTCTCCCTCAGATATCCGGACTGGACCGTTATTCCCCATAACTTTCCTGCCAGTGGAGGTTACAAGATAACCTTCATCTGTCTTTCTGAGGTCTCCCCTTCTCGTATAAAAACCTCCCTCAAGGCTAAGAAAACCCTTTCCCTCAATTGCTATATCGAGAATCTTTCCCGTATTAATAAAAACTCCTGGTGTAAACTGGACAGACATATTGCTAAGATAGGTCATTATCCTTGAATCATCCTGTTCTTTACTTATGAGATAATCTCTGAAGGAAATATTTGCAGATTTATAACCCGGGGTATCAGAATTTGCAATGTTCTCTGAAAGAAGCTCAAGCTCCCTCTGTTTCATCAATGCTCCTGAAAGGGCTATATAAATTCCTTTATGCATGCCAAATGATTTAGCAAATCTGATGCCAGAGAAAAAAAATTATTATTTGTTGAAAAATAAAAAAATTTTTTTTAAAAAAGAACTGAAGTTTTAAAACTGTCGGGAATCTGACAGGAAATTTTTTCCCTGAGGATAATTTTTGCACAGTCTTAGCACAAGCTCAACCTCCCCTGAGGGGATTTTGAGGCTCGAGGCAATATCGTCAATCTTCAAACCCTTTCTGTAGAGAGAGATGATCTCCTCCTTTCTAATATCCCTCTGGTGAAGCTCCTCAGCCTTCTGAATTAATACCTTCAGGGCATCAATCTTCTGCTCAACTTTTTTTTCAATTGTTTTAAGTTCACTGATCTTTCTGTCAATTCTTTTGATCACAAGCTCACCTATCTCTCTGAGCTCTCTTGACTCACTGGTTCGATCACCTATTTTTAAAAATCTCTTTAACATAAAATACCTCCTGCCCTGATTTAATATTTCAGGAACTTTTTAAAGAAAAAGCGCATTCTCTTAATAATGACTCCCCTTTTAATAGTTCAATTTAAAAATCTACCATCCGGAAGTCGCCTCAGACCTTTATATCCACCTTTCCTTCTTTTGCTTTTGCCTGAAAGGCATCCGGTCTCTTCTTCTGCTTCTTTTTCTGCTGTGTCTCCTGTCTCTGTGTGGCACTTCCTGATGGATTTATTGATTCCACCTTCATAGCTCACTCCAGAAAAAATAACTTCTCTTTAAGATAGATATTCTTGAATTCCTCTTCAATCTTTTTATATTCATCCGGTGCAATAAAAAGGGATCTGATTTTCTCTTCCTCTTTAAGGTCTATATCCTGCATAGGTCCCCTGTAACCTACCCCGAGTTTCAGGCAGAGGGTATCTGCAAGACTTATTATTCTGCAGAGTTCGTCTTTGTAGGGATCATCACCCTGTTGTGAATCACAGCTGTGATGGTCCCTTATAACCTCACAGAGAAGCGACGGAAATCCCCATTTTTCGGCAAGGATAGAGCCTGCGTCCGAATGGCTGAAAGCAAAATATTCTCTCTCCACAGAACTGAAGGTGACTCTGTCATCATAAACCCTCTCCATAAGGAGCATGAATCTCTCGGGCTGGGCATTGTTCATCAGCGCCTTGCCAACATCATGAAGAAGCCCGGCAACTGATGCCTCCTCCATCTTTATATTTCTTTTTCTCCTTGCAATTAATGATGCCGCAACAGAAACACCAAGGCTGTGCTCCCAGAGTTTCTGTTCAATAATGCCAAACCTCTTATAGACCTCCTTTGTTGCTGCTGCAAGGACAAGACTTCTTAATGTATTAAATCCCATTATTGCAACTGCCTCTGATACAGTATCAACACTATGTCTCAATCCATAATAGGCTGAATTGGCGATCTTCAAAACCCTTGATGTGAGTGCCTGGTCTGCAAGGATTGCCCTCTGAATCTCATCAAGTCTGGTACCGGGTGCATCAATTAACCTTACAACCTTTAATGCCACATGGGGCACAGCAGGTATATCGCAGGTTGAAAGGATCAGTCTCTTAAGGTCATCATTCAACATGGCTTTTCTCTAGCTCCCTGAGAAGTCTGCTAACATCTTCAAAATTAAAAGGCTTGAAGAGTATCTTCATACCCCTTTTCTCTATTAGTTCTTTTATAGATTTATCAAGCAGGGTGCCTGTAAGAAGCACAAAACGATTTTTCAGCTCAGGTCTTAATTCGACAGCCTTCTCATAAACCTCAAAGCCATCAAGGCCAGGCATCTTGAGATCACAGAAAATAGCCCAGTATTCTCTCTCAGTTATATATTTCAAGGCCTCCGTACCATCCTGAAGAGCAGTCACAGAATAGCCAAGTTCTGAAAGCACAATACTCAGTATATCAGATATAAACTCTTCATCATCAATTACAAGAATCTCTTTCAAGCCAGCCCCCATCCCTCTTTTTTTCATTATATCACAATAAATGAGAGCTATTTCATCCATTATGCTTCCTCCATAAAAGAACTTCTCAGTCTCATTATTGCCTGGTTATGAAGTTGCGAAACTCTTCCTTCCGTGATTCCAAGAATAGAGGCAATCTCCTTCATGGTAAGCTCATCCCAGTAATAAAGGGAAAGGACAAGTCTTTCTTTTTCTGGAAGTTTATTTATTAAGGAGGCTATCCTCTCCTTCAATCTTTTTTCTTCAAAAAGGGTTTCCGGCGTCTTCATATTTCTATCAGGTATGGACTCATGTAAAGAAAGCTCATCATCATATCTGTGATCAATATACTCGTCCATCCTGAGGGTATGGGATTTAGCTGTCTCGCTGAGGATACTGTAGTATTGCTCTATGGATATATTAAGTCCCTCAGCTATCTCTTCTGCCTCCGGAGCCCTTCCAAGCTTTATCTCCAGCTCCCTGTGCATATCCCTGATCGCACAAAGTTTTTCTCTTAAAGATCTTGATAGCTGACTGTTTGCCCTGAGCTCATCAATCATTGCACCCCTGATCCTCTGTTTCACAAAGGAATCAAGATTTCCGAGTTCTTCCCTGTATCTGTCGAGGGATTCAAGGAGACCTGCTATCCCTGCACTCATGAGGTCTTCGGTTGTTAACTGGGGTGGAAGTCTCCAGCTTAATCGCAATGCCGTATATTTTATAAAGGGTAAGAAGGACCTGATTATTTCTTCCCTTCTGGATTCCTCAAGATTAGTTTTTTCAGTCCTTTCTTTCTCTTCTAATAAAATGTCAATCCTTTTCATCTCTCTTCCACCGTACAGAGTGATTTTTCCCTCAAACCACCGATAAGATTTCTTATAAAAAACTGAAGACCTCCCTTTATCCGTACCTCTTCTTCAAGAAGCTTCTCTGCTATCTCCATAACAGCCTTTGTTGCTGGAGAACCTGGATAGAGATCTGCAAAGGAACGCTGCACCATCACTGATTTCTTCACTGCATCATCAAGTGGTATATAGCCGAGATAATTCAAGGATATATTGAGAAATCTCTCGGCTGCGAGTGATAATCTATCAAAAATCTCAAGGGCTTCCTCTTTGTCTTTTGCTGAATTTACTATGATATGAAAATCCTTTTCCTGATATCTTGTGAAGAGCACCTTAATTATTGCATAGGCATCGGTAATTGCGGTGGGTTCAGGAGAGGTTATAACAACTATTTCCTCAGAAGAGGTACAGAAAAAGGCAACATTCTCAGATATCCCTGCAGGTGTATCAATCAGGAGCACATCAACCTTTCCATCATATGAGTCAAAGCTCTCCATTATCTTCAATCTCTGGAACTCATTAAGGGCTGTAAGCTCCTGGATGCCAGAACCTGCTGGAATTATCTTCACTCCAAAAGGTCCATCTATTATGATCTCACTGAGTGTCTTCTCTCCCCTCAGGAGATGCTGAATATTGTACTTCGGTGCCAGGTGAAGCAGGACATCTATATTACTCAAACCGAGATCTGCATCAAATATCATTACATCCCTTCCGAGTCTTCTCATGGCAATTGCAAGAGCTGCAACAATATTTGTTTTTCCCACACCACCCTTTCCACTCGTGATTGATATAGTCTTTACAGCCCTTTCAGACATTAACCACCTCCTTACAAAAATAACCCTTTCTGAGAAAAAGTGAAGCGAGTTCCCGCTGGTCAGGAAATTTTATGTCGTCAGGTACAGTCTGACCGGTTGTTATGTACGCAACAGGCTTCTGGTAGGTAAGGTAAATATTGTAAAGATGTCCGAATCTTACCGCCTCATCTACCTTAGTAAAGGCAATGCAATTTATGGGAAGTTCTCTGTAATGATTATAAGCCTCTATCATCGAGCTTTCATCAGAGTTTGAGCTTATGAGAAGATGAAGCTCAAGGCTGAAATCTCCGGGAAGATTCTTTAGTTCTGTTATGATAGATGAAAGCTGAGATATATATCTTCTGTCTGATGGACTCCTTCCGGTAGTATCTATAAGCACAGTATCTCTAGAAGAGAATTTTTCAAGACCCTCCTTTAATTCCTCTACTCCTGAGACTACAAGAAGGGGTATACCCATGATCCTTGAATAGATTCTTATCTGCTCCATTGCACCTATTCTGTAAGTATCGAGAGAAAGCAGTGCAGCCTTCTGTCCCTGACTTATTGCAATCCAGGCAAGTTTTGCAATTGTTGTGGTCTTGCCAGCACCGGTTGGACCGATGAGCATTATTGCCCTTCTATTAAAAACAGTCCTCTTTATCTTTAAGTCCATAGATATCTGTCTTAAAAGTTCTTCCTTTGTACTGACCCTGTTGCAGAGCCTCAGAGAGAATTCATCCCTTATAGCCCTCTCTCTGAGATAATTAAATATCTCTCTCTTCTTTTCCGGCAAAGTTAGTTCATATCCATATCTTTTAAGTTCATTGATTGAATCTTTGAGATATGCTATCTCTGAAAGGAGTTGTCTTATCTCTGACGCCTCTGGTTCTAGAGAATTGTTAAGATCTGGCTTTTTATTTATCTGTGATGAAAAATTTTTATAATTCTCTGAAGGATCATCGTAGTCAATTGCTGCCACCACCTCTACGGAGGGTATTATACCCTTCTTTTCCTCTGTACTAAGTACCACTGCATCCTCACCGAGCTCTTTCTTTACAAGTTCAAGAGCTTCTGAAAAACTCTTTGCCCGGAATCTCTTAATCTTCATATCTCACCACCCCCGCTGTATATATTCTTACTGAAGGTAAAATCTCGGCTGTGGAAAGAATCATCAGTGAAGGAATAATCCTCTCAATCAGTTTCCTCAGAAATCTCCTGATATAAGGTGAGGTGATTATAACAGGCTGAAAACCCTTTAAGTTCTCTCCTGCAGATTTTATGGCATTCTCTATGGCTCTCAGGAGCCTTCCCAGATCATCTGGAGATATATGACCGCCTGAATCAATTGCCTCTTTAAGCTTTAACTCCCACCTCGGATCAAGGGTCAGGGCATGGATAAAGCCATCCCTGGCAAAATTCTTTGTAATATATCTTGAAAGCGACTGTCTCACATACTCTGTAAGAAGCTCAACATCTTTTGTCTGTTGTGCATGATCGAGGAGTGTTTCAAGGATTGTAACCATATCATTAATGGGAATTCTCTCTTTAAGAAGATTCTGGAGAACCCGCTGAACTCCGCCAAGTGTCATACTAGCTGGTATTAGTTCATCAACCAGTCTTGGATAATTCCTGGATACACTGTTTAGTATATTCTGAACCTCACTTCTTGTTAGTAGTTCCCATGAATGGTTTTTAATAAGCTCTGTTATATGGGTAACTATGACGGTTGGAATATCAACCACCATATAACCCTTCATGCGTGCTTCCTCAACTTCCTGCTCTTCAATCCAGTAAGCAGGAATTCCAAAGGCAGGCTCTTTTGTCGGAATACCCCTGAGTCTCTCTGTGTTTTCAGCAGATACAGCAAGAAAATGGCCAGGTATAATCTCTGCTCTACCAACCTCTATACCCCTTATGTAAAAAGAATACTCATGGGGCCTGAGCTGAAGATTATCCTTTATGTGAATAGAAGGGATAACAAAGCCAAGTTCCTGCGCAAGCTGTCTTCTCATTGCCTTTATCTTTCCAAGTAAAGGTGCCTCTCCATCAACAAGGCTCACAAGTCCATATCCTATCTCAAAGGTCATAGGTTCTATTTCTATAAAAGATTCGGGGGGTATCTCTTTTGGAGCCTGCTCCACTCTCACCTCCTGTTCAGGTGGTTTTGTAACCACATAGGCAAGAGCACCTGTTGCAACAGAGAGCATGAAGAAAGGAAGATGGGGGAGCCCAGGGATTATTCCGAATATAAATAAAAGCGCAGAGGCAGTCCAGAGCGCCCTTGAACTCATGAAAAGCTGAGACACTATGCTTTTACCTAGGTCTGTCTCTGTGCCTGCCCTGCTTATCACAATACCTGCTGCTGTAGATACAAGAAGGGCTGGTATCTGGGCAACTAATCCATCACCTATCGTTAGTATGGTATAGGTTCTGAGAGCC
Proteins encoded in this window:
- a CDS encoding FliA/WhiG family RNA polymerase sigma factor — encoded protein: MKRIDILLEEKERTEKTNLEESRREEIIRSFLPFIKYTALRLSWRLPPQLTTEDLMSAGIAGLLESLDRYREELGNLDSFVKQRIRGAMIDELRANSQLSRSLREKLCAIRDMHRELEIKLGRAPEAEEIAEGLNISIEQYYSILSETAKSHTLRMDEYIDHRYDDELSLHESIPDRNMKTPETLFEEKRLKERIASLINKLPEKERLVLSLYYWDELTMKEIASILGITEGRVSQLHNQAIMRLRSSFMEEA
- a CDS encoding flagellar basal body L-ring protein FlgH, yielding MRDRVIRQFGHDRGYRSEYSGFKIKKTIKNSLLLYCFTALIICSCATPSLPPPPPKYVNKEESAIEKTRNSLWTDGGALFEDLKARRLNDIVTIKVMENIAGSGKADTSTKRDSSLEAGVDEFFGAPLNLNLRNFYGQGYTFSPSVKGGMKDDFKGSGETNRQGRLIGTITAKVVEVMPNGNLILEARKEIVINNEKQIFILKGMARPDDIAVDNTILSTRLTDTEIYFVGKGVLQDKQKPGWLVRILDKIWPF
- the flgA gene encoding flagellar basal body P-ring formation chaperone FlgA; this translates as MRYPLIVISFLILSYTLSFGSEGVEEILREALIKYYNCDDVKIENLRFSAPLTSQAVDIKIEETPQGLTIFNIKMADGKSIRANARITLLRKVVVSRRPLKRGFPVTEEDLTSRLADLRRIPQGAFQEPHDITGKIVNRNLAPGVIITDGMLAGKDSIKRGKKILIIAESLNFRISVPGELRENAVVGGYARAINLLTKKTVSGILIDENTMRVEF
- a CDS encoding cytochrome P450, which translates into the protein MLKRFLKIGDRTSESRELREIGELVIKRIDRKISELKTIEKKVEQKIDALKVLIQKAEELHQRDIRKEEIISLYRKGLKIDDIASSLKIPSGEVELVLRLCKNYPQGKNFLSDSRQF
- the flhA gene encoding flagellar biosynthesis protein FlhA, which encodes MTAVDFLNRRSDIVIVTAIVGIIGVMILPVPPLMLDLLLTLSISLSIVIIVTSIFIKKPLDFSAFPTILLVATLYRLALNIASTRLILLRGHEGPQAAGEVIKSFGNFVVAGNYAVGMIVFLILVIINFVVITKGSGRIAEVAARFTLDAMPGKQMAIDADLNAGIIDDAEARKRRALIAQEADFYGAMDGASKFVRGDAIAGLIITGINIIGGLLIGVLQQGLPLSEALRTYTILTIGDGLVAQIPALLVSTAAGIVISRAGTETDLGKSIVSQLFMSSRALWTASALLFIFGIIPGLPHLPFFMLSVATGALAYVVTKPPEQEVRVEQAPKEIPPESFIEIEPMTFEIGYGLVSLVDGEAPLLGKIKAMRRQLAQELGFVIPSIHIKDNLQLRPHEYSFYIRGIEVGRAEIIPGHFLAVSAENTERLRGIPTKEPAFGIPAYWIEEQEVEEARMKGYMVVDIPTVIVTHITELIKNHSWELLTRSEVQNILNSVSRNYPRLVDELIPASMTLGGVQRVLQNLLKERIPINDMVTILETLLDHAQQTKDVELLTEYVRQSLSRYITKNFARDGFIHALTLDPRWELKLKEAIDSGGHISPDDLGRLLRAIENAIKSAGENLKGFQPVIITSPYIRRFLRKLIERIIPSLMILSTAEILPSVRIYTAGVVRYED
- a CDS encoding HDOD domain-containing protein encodes the protein MLNDDLKRLILSTCDIPAVPHVALKVVRLIDAPGTRLDEIQRAILADQALTSRVLKIANSAYYGLRHSVDTVSEAVAIMGFNTLRSLVLAAATKEVYKRFGIIEQKLWEHSLGVSVAASLIARRKRNIKMEEASVAGLLHDVGKALMNNAQPERFMLLMERVYDDRVTFSSVEREYFAFSHSDAGSILAEKWGFPSLLCEVIRDHHSCDSQQGDDPYKDELCRIISLADTLCLKLGVGYRGPMQDIDLKEEEKIRSLFIAPDEYKKIEEEFKNIYLKEKLFFLE
- a CDS encoding MinD/ParA family protein, with amino-acid sequence MSERAVKTISITSGKGGVGKTNIVAALAIAMRRLGRDVMIFDADLGLSNIDVLLHLAPKYNIQHLLRGEKTLSEIIIDGPFGVKIIPAGSGIQELTALNEFQRLKIMESFDSYDGKVDVLLIDTPAGISENVAFFCTSSEEIVVITSPEPTAITDAYAIIKVLFTRYQEKDFHIIVNSAKDKEEALEIFDRLSLAAERFLNISLNYLGYIPLDDAVKKSVMVQRSFADLYPGSPATKAVMEIAEKLLEEEVRIKGGLQFFIRNLIGGLREKSLCTVEER
- the flgF gene encoding flagellar basal-body rod protein FlgF; protein product: MHKGIYIALSGALMKQRELELLSENIANSDTPGYKSANISFRDYLISKEQDDSRIMTYLSNMSVQFTPGVFINTGKILDIAIEGKGFLSLEGGFYTRRGDLRKTDEGYLVTSTGRKVMGNNGPVRISEGEVEIKEDGSIYVDGNMIDKLKIVDFDDPSALKRAGEGLYETVNNTSGRASSSRILQGYIEGSNVEIVREMVKLISTMREFETFQKAIQTLDEAAGKINNEMARI
- a CDS encoding response regulator is translated as MDEIALIYCDIMKKRGMGAGLKEILVIDDEEFISDILSIVLSELGYSVTALQDGTEALKYITEREYWAIFCDLKMPGLDGFEVYEKAVELRPELKNRFVLLTGTLLDKSIKELIEKRGMKILFKPFNFEDVSRLLRELEKSHVE
- the flhF gene encoding flagellar biosynthesis protein FlhF, which gives rise to MKIKRFRAKSFSEALELVKKELGEDAVVLSTEEKKGIIPSVEVVAAIDYDDPSENYKNFSSQINKKPDLNNSLEPEASEIRQLLSEIAYLKDSINELKRYGYELTLPEKKREIFNYLRERAIRDEFSLRLCNRVSTKEELLRQISMDLKIKRTVFNRRAIMLIGPTGAGKTTTIAKLAWIAISQGQKAALLSLDTYRIGAMEQIRIYSRIMGIPLLVVSGVEELKEGLEKFSSRDTVLIDTTGRSPSDRRYISQLSSIITELKNLPGDFSLELHLLISSNSDESSMIEAYNHYRELPINCIAFTKVDEAVRFGHLYNIYLTYQKPVAYITTGQTVPDDIKFPDQRELASLFLRKGYFCKEVVNV
- the flgG gene encoding flagellar basal-body rod protein FlgG, giving the protein MLRSLFISASGMEAQRLNLDVIANNLANANTVGFKKSRADFQDLMYQTIKSPGATSAEGLQIPSGIMIGLGVRPVAVQKIFTQGDFIQTGNSLDMVIEGDGFFQIVMPDGTIAYTRAGAFKLDSEGRIVNSEGYPLEPAITVPADTISITIGSDGKITVLQSGGATPVEIGQIEIAKFTNPAGLMPVGKNLFIPTASSGEAITGIPGSEGMGTIAQGFLEMSNVNIVEEMVNMIISQRAYEINSKAVQASDEMLQAVNNLKR